A stretch of the Janthinobacterium sp. B9-8 genome encodes the following:
- a CDS encoding ATP-dependent nuclease — translation MSAPKVLRLHMERFRGFESLTWHPAPGMNIILGGGNVGKSTLLEAIALLLHPTNSFILSDSDYWQRKVEEEFCIEAVIQLPDSIGINRQSTVAWPWEWDGANAVLPKLDTDENSGQPVYKIQVRGTADLELVHELVQPDGSSIHFSTALRRSIGLVRLAGDDKNDRDLRLIQGSGLDRLLADKGLRAKLGRKIALDSIEDELNPEAQEKLSELDTKFGERALPTELGLGFVGGAGLSINALVGLTAKKNAIVLPLTSWGSGTRRLAALAIADTLQERAPITLVDELERGLEPYRQRSLVYSLRKNVSQTLITTHSSAVIGAAAGSALWYIDAKGAIGALPADKIATHQQLDPETFLARLAVVAEGATETGFVKVLLTRFLPTWEDEGVHVTDAGGNENVLKLLEAMSEGGLRFAGFADCEPASLSPTRWGIVKAHLGDLLLRWEQGCLEENILPLFSPLHFDQLITDPEEAKRGMRLRSLADRLGLNGEITTQMIQDKAGDQLIQLVTQAATGMVPASMKEDKQKTKEWKGHARLWFKSVTGGHELAEKMFSLGVWPNVETKLLPLINALKTTIGYEERI, via the coding sequence ATGAGCGCACCTAAAGTTCTCCGCTTACATATGGAAAGGTTTCGCGGATTTGAAAGTCTGACTTGGCATCCTGCTCCTGGTATGAACATCATTCTTGGCGGCGGTAATGTGGGGAAAAGTACGCTGTTGGAAGCCATCGCCTTACTGCTCCATCCGACAAATAGTTTTATATTGTCCGATTCGGACTATTGGCAACGGAAAGTGGAGGAAGAGTTCTGTATCGAGGCAGTCATACAGCTACCGGACTCAATAGGCATCAATCGCCAAAGTACTGTAGCTTGGCCCTGGGAATGGGATGGCGCTAATGCAGTACTGCCAAAGCTTGATACAGATGAGAATTCAGGGCAACCCGTTTACAAAATTCAGGTACGGGGTACTGCTGATCTTGAATTGGTACACGAACTGGTTCAGCCCGATGGTTCCAGCATTCATTTTTCGACTGCTTTGCGCCGCAGTATCGGATTGGTTCGACTGGCCGGAGATGACAAAAATGATCGAGATCTTCGTTTGATTCAAGGGAGTGGACTTGACCGCCTGCTGGCAGACAAAGGTTTGCGTGCAAAATTAGGACGAAAGATTGCCCTCGACTCCATAGAGGATGAATTGAATCCTGAAGCCCAGGAAAAACTATCCGAGTTAGATACTAAGTTTGGCGAGCGAGCACTCCCTACGGAGCTCGGGCTTGGTTTCGTTGGCGGAGCAGGTCTATCGATTAATGCTTTGGTTGGTTTGACCGCGAAAAAAAACGCAATCGTCTTACCCCTTACTAGCTGGGGCTCCGGCACGCGTCGATTAGCTGCACTCGCGATTGCTGACACTCTTCAGGAACGGGCACCGATTACCTTGGTGGACGAATTGGAGCGCGGATTGGAACCCTATCGCCAACGTAGCTTGGTGTACTCTTTGCGCAAAAATGTGTCACAAACTCTCATTACTACGCACAGTTCGGCGGTGATCGGTGCTGCAGCTGGCAGTGCGCTTTGGTATATAGACGCCAAAGGTGCAATTGGTGCCTTACCGGCAGACAAAATTGCCACACACCAACAACTGGATCCAGAAACCTTTCTGGCTCGGCTTGCTGTAGTCGCAGAAGGCGCAACCGAAACTGGCTTCGTTAAAGTATTACTAACTCGCTTTCTCCCTACCTGGGAAGACGAAGGTGTGCATGTTACCGACGCTGGCGGAAATGAGAATGTGCTCAAACTTCTGGAAGCTATGTCTGAAGGTGGCTTGAGATTCGCGGGTTTTGCTGACTGTGAACCAGCCAGCTTAAGTCCCACACGTTGGGGAATAGTTAAAGCACACTTAGGAGACTTGCTTTTGCGCTGGGAGCAGGGCTGTCTAGAAGAAAACATATTACCTCTATTCTCCCCTCTGCATTTTGATCAGCTGATTACGGACCCTGAAGAAGCCAAACGGGGCATGCGGCTCCGTTCACTTGCTGATCGCCTTGGCTTGAACGGGGAAATTACAACCCAGATGATCCAAGATAAAGCGGGAGATCAGTTAATTCAGCTGGTAACTCAAGCTGCAACGGGCATGGTTCCAGCCAGCATGAAAGAAGACAAACAAAAAACAAAAGAATGGAAAGGCCACGCTAGGCTCTGGTTCAAATCAGTAACCGGCGGACATGAGCTGGCTGAGAAAATGTTCAGTTTAGGTGTGTGGCCAAATGTAGAGACAAAGCTGCTTCCGTTGATCAACGCATTGAAGACAACGATTGGCTATGAGGAGCGCATATGA
- a CDS encoding HNH endonuclease, which produces MAYAFDLRQVCGGYAYFSTFTFGSISDDGRYEIRKPSPVEITLFSKALDELGQSFMHIDSEKTYRLWLYLQGWALVDLVFARSNMQQWLKQHQCIKSAFGSFTDIDIASPGTLKRSYRGRAKQEIHDRDGGRCLICGDQNALTLQHVWPYSSGGETSSRNLITLCEACNQNYGDTISPELYQLAGLHNGYEPSLIKSALDRKAALRRAEYLSHNLMHTRCDLW; this is translated from the coding sequence ATGGCGTATGCATTTGATCTTCGGCAAGTTTGTGGTGGATATGCCTATTTCAGTACATTTACTTTTGGGAGTATTTCTGATGATGGCCGATATGAAATTAGAAAACCATCACCAGTAGAAATTACACTTTTCTCAAAGGCTTTGGATGAGCTAGGCCAGTCTTTTATGCATATTGATTCAGAAAAGACTTATAGATTATGGCTATATCTACAGGGATGGGCTCTTGTTGATCTTGTTTTTGCTAGATCTAATATGCAACAGTGGTTAAAACAGCACCAGTGTATAAAGTCTGCGTTTGGATCGTTCACTGATATCGATATTGCTTCCCCAGGGACCTTGAAGCGGAGCTATCGTGGGCGGGCAAAGCAAGAAATTCATGATCGTGATGGCGGCAGGTGTTTAATATGCGGAGACCAAAATGCGTTAACGCTTCAACATGTCTGGCCATACTCATCAGGCGGTGAAACTAGTAGTCGAAACTTAATTACATTGTGTGAGGCTTGTAATCAAAACTACGGAGACACAATAAGCCCAGAGTTGTATCAGCTGGCAGGCTTACATAATGGTTATGAACCGTCGCTGATAAAATCAGCCCTAGATCGCAAAGCAGCCTTGCGTCGAGCTGAATACCTATCACACAACTTGATGCATACCCGCTGCGATCTTTGGTAG
- a CDS encoding TniQ family protein: MKIHKLPYRPIPQADESPASLLIRTVEGNGFDSITQLLKACGLEVYGVERIRRSLTYHYWFSILVYVLGLDHECAKAVFPRTSFTRCGARLLMNVGVPEKFFREDAASFCPVCLSEQPYWRRYWVFRLYVVCHIHGVALLHCCPNCLRIPSLLRGQLVVCECGTDFRKVSTVAEDPAYSEWLYQQLVGEGQELFDRCFPFWLAMEAFYPRDKLNKSEQERLRLMIAWANNSTTVLEEIKCLVVLHASSQHPRLQMLPFLRGGELLAGFAEQVLSQLEELNYKYSLTEEAGDLSKQDAAFVLGLSLSQIHECIKTGLFKHISDPTAYVQRIALCDVVHLLVALQAPRVHLGKDKVQLTNHSMAVLAKGILAGRFISMGYDLDKGLSCLRITDTKTLEVLNTDWLNIGQVSTVLGIHQEIIRSFIRNGWLRANCPVAVKSRCLLVHTDTLEQFQAKFVTAGELGRSIQANVTNYAEKLRSIGVSPVGGPGIDGSLVYLFYRADLSGVDLLSLKNLERYETRAGRKKANSAVKKETGVLLKEAAIQLRISPQKISPLIKKGILKRELSFSRNIRVTEESLSALLQLVLSPSMSSLEKVASDIGYTEHRFRCVFIRTGLVELIDLMYWQLVSEAAVNYVVEFVKTWVTASEAGVFFNMHRSYLPNLERQGLIKSSRFGSGKIVKFYSRQDLFDLEKAMKYEANIAL, encoded by the coding sequence ATGAAAATTCATAAGTTACCGTACCGTCCAATTCCACAGGCTGATGAGTCGCCAGCAAGTCTGTTAATTAGAACCGTTGAAGGTAACGGTTTCGATAGCATTACTCAGCTATTGAAGGCTTGTGGGCTAGAGGTTTATGGGGTTGAGCGAATTCGTCGATCACTAACATATCATTATTGGTTCAGCATACTAGTTTATGTTTTAGGACTAGATCATGAATGTGCAAAGGCGGTGTTTCCCCGCACAAGCTTTACTCGGTGCGGGGCTCGTTTACTTATGAATGTTGGAGTACCTGAGAAGTTTTTTAGGGAAGATGCAGCGTCTTTTTGTCCTGTATGTCTCTCTGAGCAACCTTACTGGCGTAGGTATTGGGTATTTAGGCTATATGTAGTTTGCCATATTCATGGCGTTGCTTTATTGCATTGCTGCCCAAACTGCTTACGCATTCCTTCTCTACTGCGGGGGCAGTTAGTCGTTTGCGAATGTGGCACAGATTTTCGGAAAGTTTCTACTGTTGCAGAGGATCCAGCTTATTCGGAGTGGTTGTACCAGCAGCTTGTGGGCGAGGGGCAGGAGCTGTTTGATCGCTGTTTTCCCTTTTGGTTGGCAATGGAGGCTTTTTATCCAAGGGATAAGCTTAATAAAAGTGAACAGGAACGGCTGCGGCTTATGATTGCTTGGGCAAATAACAGTACAACTGTTCTCGAAGAAATTAAATGTTTAGTTGTGTTGCACGCGTCAAGCCAGCATCCAAGGTTACAGATGCTGCCATTTTTACGAGGAGGGGAGTTACTGGCAGGATTTGCTGAGCAAGTTTTATCTCAGTTGGAAGAGCTTAATTATAAATATAGTTTGACGGAGGAAGCCGGTGATTTAAGTAAGCAGGATGCTGCTTTTGTTCTGGGCTTGAGCCTTTCGCAGATACATGAATGCATTAAGACTGGCTTGTTCAAGCACATCAGTGACCCAACGGCTTACGTGCAAAGAATAGCTTTGTGTGATGTGGTGCATTTACTGGTTGCTTTGCAGGCTCCGAGAGTGCATTTGGGCAAAGATAAAGTGCAATTGACTAATCATAGTATGGCGGTTTTAGCAAAGGGAATTCTGGCTGGGCGGTTTATTTCTATGGGCTATGATTTGGACAAAGGGCTGAGTTGCTTGCGTATAACAGATACAAAGACACTGGAAGTACTGAATACTGATTGGCTAAATATTGGACAAGTCTCTACTGTGCTTGGAATTCATCAGGAAATTATTCGAAGTTTTATTCGAAATGGTTGGCTCCGCGCTAACTGCCCTGTGGCTGTAAAATCGCGTTGTTTATTGGTCCATACTGATACGCTAGAGCAGTTTCAGGCAAAGTTTGTTACCGCAGGAGAGTTAGGACGTTCAATTCAGGCTAATGTTACAAATTATGCCGAAAAACTCCGATCTATTGGCGTAAGCCCTGTTGGAGGACCTGGAATTGATGGCTCTTTAGTTTATCTGTTTTATAGAGCTGATTTATCTGGTGTGGATTTGCTTTCACTAAAAAATTTGGAGCGTTATGAAACACGTGCAGGGCGAAAGAAGGCGAATTCAGCTGTTAAAAAAGAAACAGGGGTTTTATTAAAAGAAGCCGCCATTCAGTTGCGAATTTCACCTCAGAAAATTTCACCACTGATCAAGAAAGGCATACTGAAGAGAGAACTTAGCTTTTCACGTAATATTCGTGTGACGGAGGAGTCATTATCTGCTCTGCTTCAACTGGTTTTATCTCCCTCTATGAGCTCGCTTGAAAAAGTGGCCTCAGACATTGGATATACTGAGCATCGATTTCGGTGCGTCTTTATTCGTACGGGATTGGTTGAGTTGATAGATTTAATGTATTGGCAGCTTGTTTCAGAAGCGGCTGTAAATTATGTCGTTGAATTTGTGAAAACATGGGTCACTGCTAGTGAGGCAGGAGTGTTTTTCAATATGCATCGTAGCTATTTGCCTAATTTAGAGCGTCAAGGGCTAATTAAGTCTTCTCGCTTTGGAAGTGGAAAAATAGTTAAATTTTATAGCCGGCAAGATTTATTTGATTTGGAAAAGGCTATGAAGTATGAAGCAAATATAGCGCTTTAA
- a CDS encoding TniB family NTP-binding protein — translation MNFEDFSNESESIQRVSVLDKVLIRHPSLDFALKGILRVIVQSHSFKEPVGCMLLAEGGMGKTKICEAIISMFQKTQVQNVDAEVTHIPAFYTEVPSPVSVSTLASNMLEQLNDPSPLAGTIASKTKRIVVHLKTCQTKVILLDEVHNLLNHGRRSEAVNTVALRWLKSLVNNSGVCICLVGVPECETIIDSDPTWQQARRFKHRFRLSPLQVGTVEKPGELYHFLTQMCSEAKKRFALVDMPMISNHQETLRMYAATRGNLSFVMAIIREAILQAWRQKRQIVELEDFAFVWDMGVVSAISIAKSNPFRMSDAQVAAVFRK, via the coding sequence ATGAATTTTGAAGATTTTTCTAATGAGTCTGAATCAATTCAGCGAGTGTCTGTGCTCGATAAAGTTTTGATTCGTCATCCATCTCTGGATTTTGCACTAAAGGGGATTCTGCGTGTAATTGTTCAGTCACATAGTTTTAAAGAACCTGTTGGCTGCATGTTGCTAGCAGAAGGTGGTATGGGGAAGACTAAAATTTGCGAAGCAATTATTAGTATGTTTCAAAAAACCCAGGTGCAAAACGTTGATGCTGAGGTAACGCACATTCCAGCTTTTTATACAGAGGTTCCATCGCCAGTTTCCGTTAGTACGCTGGCTAGTAATATGTTGGAACAACTCAATGATCCCAGTCCTTTGGCGGGCACTATTGCAAGTAAAACAAAACGAATTGTGGTTCACCTTAAAACGTGCCAGACGAAAGTTATTTTGTTAGATGAGGTGCATAACCTACTGAATCATGGGCGTCGTAGCGAGGCTGTTAATACGGTTGCATTACGTTGGCTCAAATCGCTTGTAAATAACTCGGGTGTTTGTATTTGCTTAGTTGGCGTTCCTGAGTGTGAAACAATTATTGATTCAGATCCAACATGGCAGCAAGCTCGGCGATTTAAACATCGTTTCCGATTGAGTCCTTTACAAGTGGGGACAGTAGAAAAGCCTGGTGAACTTTATCATTTTTTAACGCAAATGTGTTCCGAGGCAAAAAAGAGGTTTGCTCTCGTAGATATGCCCATGATTAGCAACCATCAAGAAACTTTACGCATGTATGCGGCAACCAGAGGAAATTTATCCTTTGTGATGGCGATTATCCGTGAAGCGATTTTGCAGGCCTGGCGACAAAAACGGCAAATTGTAGAGTTGGAGGATTTTGCTTTTGTTTGGGATATGGGCGTTGTCAGTGCCATTTCAATTGCAAAAAGCAATCCTTTTCGTATGAGTGATGCTCAAGTTGCTGCGGTCTTTAGAAAATGA
- a CDS encoding DDE-type integrase/transposase/recombinase encodes MKPRYYSPKVGLRFHMHGCEFEVTYIYAGIVRYAAAIGGKAFRISHDRFIEMQESETLLIKNQDIEGISENGCSGKLSELSEKETRAAIRMRRYVDAAVTQLVYPTSKKHLTALIPLIAFELEDQQPPDPRTVASWIKRYFLEGRGGALLSLRHKQSGNRVLRFCPQVEILLEEAIQQVYLQPERRDSKDVQSYIVGKLSELGLLSKHSSAVKVPSLRTLQRRIKALDPYIVTLAKKGRIAADRVARAAGRAIISPSPMFLVQIDTHYLDIQLRDPDSGEVIGRPYLVCILDVYTRAVVGIYISMFPPSATTTLAAVKNMLTRLSMNLPGGVPVRIIPDNGVEFKNSAFIRLCARLGIIVTPAEVRDPNDKAHIESFFRTLTYFLVQKCSGTTFSNPSDRGEYDSRARAVSVLEKMHEYCLEWINEVYHNSIHSRTGRAPILAWEDSVKEWPSPTFDIAEIDAIARWPVQRNIHKGRLLVDGIEYFSHALATLEAMGEKRVIVLVDELNLHEVYIEHPTLPSTLILAESTNPEYTIGLTQYEHQEAKKIKAALTASDQKRLGLYCDLLARWTLFQKIQTDSEMAQRQIARLTNGKGRARSLPKIVHQLPDVLELNVVPADVPSFEPGAVSGSDDYEIMEID; translated from the coding sequence ATGAAGCCGCGTTATTACTCTCCTAAAGTGGGGCTGCGTTTTCATATGCATGGATGTGAGTTTGAAGTGACTTATATCTATGCTGGAATCGTTCGGTATGCAGCAGCTATTGGAGGAAAAGCATTTCGTATTTCACATGATCGGTTTATCGAGATGCAGGAAAGTGAAACTTTATTAATTAAGAATCAAGATATTGAAGGTATTTCTGAGAATGGTTGTTCAGGAAAGTTATCTGAGCTTTCTGAAAAAGAAACTCGCGCAGCGATCCGAATGCGGCGTTATGTGGATGCAGCAGTTACCCAGCTTGTTTATCCGACATCAAAGAAACATCTTACTGCACTGATTCCATTAATTGCTTTTGAACTGGAAGATCAACAACCGCCAGATCCACGCACCGTAGCAAGCTGGATTAAACGTTATTTTTTGGAGGGGAGAGGCGGAGCTCTGTTATCTCTAAGACATAAACAGAGTGGAAATAGAGTCCTTCGATTTTGCCCTCAGGTTGAAATATTGCTTGAAGAGGCAATTCAGCAGGTTTATTTACAGCCTGAACGCAGGGACTCTAAAGATGTTCAATCCTACATTGTGGGAAAATTATCCGAATTAGGTCTGCTTTCAAAGCATTCCTCCGCTGTAAAGGTGCCAAGTTTGCGCACACTACAGCGGCGTATTAAAGCACTGGATCCATATATTGTTACTCTGGCAAAAAAAGGGAGAATTGCTGCAGATCGGGTCGCTCGTGCTGCAGGCAGAGCCATTATTAGTCCAAGTCCAATGTTTCTGGTGCAAATTGATACTCACTATTTAGATATTCAGCTACGTGATCCTGATTCGGGAGAAGTAATTGGCCGACCCTATTTAGTTTGTATTCTTGATGTGTATACCCGTGCGGTAGTCGGTATATATATCAGCATGTTTCCACCATCTGCAACAACGACATTAGCTGCTGTTAAAAATATGCTAACTCGCCTCAGTATGAATTTGCCTGGCGGGGTTCCCGTTCGAATTATTCCCGATAACGGTGTTGAGTTTAAAAACTCTGCTTTTATCCGGCTCTGTGCACGACTTGGGATCATCGTTACTCCTGCAGAGGTGAGAGATCCTAATGATAAGGCTCATATCGAGTCATTTTTTCGGACTTTGACCTATTTTCTTGTGCAGAAATGCTCTGGGACGACGTTTTCTAATCCTAGTGATCGTGGAGAGTATGACTCTCGAGCACGAGCTGTGTCTGTGTTAGAAAAAATGCATGAGTATTGCCTCGAGTGGATCAATGAGGTTTATCACAACAGTATTCATTCACGTACTGGGCGGGCTCCAATTTTAGCGTGGGAGGATTCAGTTAAAGAATGGCCTTCACCAACTTTTGATATCGCTGAAATAGATGCAATTGCTCGTTGGCCAGTGCAACGAAATATTCATAAAGGGCGGCTGTTGGTCGATGGCATTGAATATTTCTCGCATGCCCTTGCGACACTTGAGGCGATGGGTGAAAAAAGAGTGATTGTTTTGGTGGACGAGCTCAATTTACATGAGGTTTATATTGAGCACCCCACTCTGCCTAGTACGCTGATTTTGGCGGAGTCTACCAACCCTGAATACACCATTGGGTTAACCCAGTATGAACATCAGGAAGCCAAAAAGATTAAAGCAGCGCTCACCGCTTCTGATCAAAAGCGTCTAGGACTTTATTGTGATTTATTGGCGCGATGGACGTTATTTCAAAAGATTCAAACAGATTCTGAAATGGCCCAAAGGCAGATTGCACGGCTGACAAATGGTAAAGGGCGTGCTCGCTCGCTCCCTAAAATTGTTCATCAATTACCTGATGTGCTTGAGCTTAATGTTGTGCCGGCAGATGTGCCGTCTTTTGAACCGGGTGCAGTTAGTGGCTCGGATGACTATGAAATAATGGAAATTGACTAA
- a CDS encoding helix-turn-helix domain-containing protein, which yields MRPFSKYFYQLRVTHGIRQIELAELLGYEQSYISALEVGTKGPPTSEFIERLIQALSLSDLQQAELHEVVEASQRKFIIPADLSEDIHWMLLNLHRHLDSLHPAQVRLIQEIIGIKDELAKNALLKPKSLRMQQMEDRPM from the coding sequence GTGAGACCATTTTCAAAATACTTTTATCAGCTTCGAGTTACCCATGGTATTCGTCAAATTGAGTTAGCAGAGCTGTTAGGGTATGAGCAGAGCTATATTTCTGCCTTGGAAGTAGGTACCAAGGGCCCACCAACATCTGAATTTATTGAGCGGTTGATCCAAGCTTTGTCTTTATCTGATCTTCAGCAGGCTGAGCTACATGAGGTGGTTGAGGCCTCGCAGCGTAAGTTTATTATCCCTGCTGACCTCTCTGAGGACATTCATTGGATGCTGCTGAATCTTCACCGGCATCTTGATTCTTTACATCCAGCTCAAGTGCGCTTAATTCAAGAAATTATTGGAATAAAAGATGAGCTTGCAAAAAATGCTTTGTTAAAACCCAAGTCTCTTCGTATGCAACAAATGGAGGATAGACCAATGTAA
- a CDS encoding ribonucleotide-diphosphate reductase subunit beta — MLNFDDEISTPAVAINLEAATAKRVNASDKRVINGTTDVNQLVPFKHKWAWEKYLAQCANHWMPQEVNMQRDIELWKSPNGLTDDERRLVKRNLGFFVTADSLAANNIVLGTYRQITSPECRQFLLRQAFDEAIHTHAYQYIVESLGLDEGEVFNAYNEVASIRDKDEFLIPFINILTDPSFKTGTLETDQQLLRSIIVFACIMEGLFFYVGFVQILALGRQNKMTGAAEQYQYILRDESMHCNFGIDLINTIKMENPQLWTEEFKAEIYGLFKRGVELEYAYAEDTMPRGVLGLNASQFKEYLRFIANRRLQQIGLEPMFPGVTNPFPWMSEMIDLKKEKNFFETRVTEYQTGGALSWD; from the coding sequence ATGCTCAACTTTGACGACGAAATCAGCACTCCAGCCGTAGCCATCAACCTTGAAGCGGCCACCGCCAAGCGCGTAAATGCCTCAGATAAACGCGTGATTAACGGCACCACCGACGTTAATCAGCTGGTGCCGTTTAAGCACAAATGGGCATGGGAAAAATACTTGGCGCAGTGTGCAAACCACTGGATGCCGCAAGAAGTAAATATGCAGCGCGATATCGAGCTTTGGAAAAGCCCGAACGGCTTGACCGATGACGAGCGCCGTTTGGTAAAACGCAATCTGGGTTTCTTTGTAACCGCTGACAGCCTTGCTGCTAATAACATCGTTTTGGGCACTTATCGCCAAATTACTTCGCCAGAATGCCGTCAGTTTTTACTGCGCCAAGCTTTCGATGAAGCCATCCACACCCACGCCTATCAATATATTGTTGAATCTTTGGGCCTAGACGAGGGCGAAGTCTTTAACGCCTACAACGAAGTAGCCTCGATTCGCGATAAAGACGAATTCCTGATTCCTTTTATTAATATCCTGACCGACCCAAGCTTTAAAACCGGCACGCTGGAAACAGATCAGCAACTGCTGCGCTCCATCATCGTGTTCGCCTGCATTATGGAAGGCCTGTTCTTCTACGTGGGCTTTGTGCAAATTCTGGCGCTGGGCCGCCAGAACAAAATGACTGGCGCTGCAGAGCAATACCAATACATCCTGCGCGATGAATCTATGCACTGCAATTTTGGTATTGATCTGATCAACACCATCAAAATGGAAAATCCACAGCTTTGGACCGAAGAATTCAAAGCCGAAATTTACGGCCTATTCAAGCGCGGCGTAGAGCTGGAATACGCCTACGCCGAAGACACCATGCCCCGCGGCGTGCTTGGCCTCAATGCTTCGCAATTCAAAGAATACCTACGTTTTATTGCCAACCGCCGCTTGCAGCAAATTGGCTTAGAGCCAATGTTCCCCGGCGTGACCAATCCATTCCCATGGATGAGCGAGATGATTGATTTGAAGAAAGAGAAGAATTTCTTTGAGACTCGGGTTACTGAGTATCAGACTGGTGGGGCGTTGAGCTGGGATTGA
- a CDS encoding adenosine deaminase, which yields MTEALHPVDQLILALPKTELHLHIEGTLEPEMMFELAQKNGIALPYANVEEVRAAYSFDNLQSFLDLYYAGASVLVTEEDFYDLTWAYCERAYSDHIVHTEIFFDPQTHTARGIDIGTVISGITRALQDATDKLGISSKLILCFLRHLSEADGKATLDAALPYLAQIDGVGLDSSELGHPPAKFQKLFKRCRELGLPAVAHAGEEGPAFYITEALDLLGASRIDHGVRCTDDATLVVRLATERIPLTVCPLSNLKLCVVDDLAKHNLRNLLAAGLCAMVNSDDPAYFGGYLNANLLACRAAMDLSASEVIQLINHSFEASWLPDADKARWRAEVLRIACIAK from the coding sequence ATGACCGAAGCCCTGCACCCTGTCGATCAACTGATCCTCGCCTTACCTAAAACCGAGCTGCATCTGCATATTGAAGGCACTTTAGAGCCTGAAATGATGTTCGAGCTGGCGCAAAAAAATGGCATTGCACTGCCTTACGCCAATGTAGAAGAAGTTCGCGCCGCATATTCCTTTGATAATCTGCAATCGTTTTTAGATTTGTACTATGCCGGTGCCAGCGTGCTGGTCACCGAAGAAGATTTTTACGATCTGACTTGGGCTTATTGCGAACGCGCCTATTCCGATCATATTGTGCACACCGAGATCTTTTTTGATCCGCAAACGCATACCGCGCGTGGCATTGATATTGGCACGGTGATCTCTGGTATTACCCGCGCCCTGCAAGATGCCACCGATAAACTAGGCATTAGCTCCAAGCTGATTCTGTGCTTTTTGCGTCATTTATCCGAAGCCGATGGCAAAGCCACCTTGGACGCGGCGCTGCCGTATTTGGCACAAATCGATGGTGTAGGGTTGGACTCCAGCGAGCTGGGCCATCCGCCAGCTAAGTTCCAAAAATTATTTAAGCGTTGCCGCGAACTGGGCCTGCCTGCCGTGGCGCATGCCGGTGAAGAAGGCCCTGCCTTTTATATTACTGAGGCGTTGGATTTACTCGGCGCGTCTCGTATCGATCATGGCGTGCGCTGCACCGATGACGCCACCTTGGTGGTGCGCCTTGCCACCGAGCGTATTCCGCTCACCGTTTGCCCGCTTTCAAATTTAAAGCTCTGCGTGGTGGACGATTTGGCCAAACATAATTTACGTAATTTGTTGGCAGCGGGCCTGTGCGCCATGGTGAATTCTGACGATCCGGCGTATTTTGGCGGCTACCTCAACGCTAATTTATTAGCTTGCCGCGCCGCCATGGATTTATCCGCAAGTGAAGTGATCCAATTGATTAACCACAGCTTTGAAGCATCTTGGTTGCCAGACGCCGATAAAGCACGCTGGCGTGCCGAAGTATTACGCATCGCCTGTATCGCCAAGTGA